The Jiangella sp. DSM 45060 genome contains the following window.
CTGGTCCGGGCCGGCGGCGACGGGCGCTGTTCGGTGCACGACCTCGTCCGGCTCGTCGCCGCCGAACAGGCCGGACAGCTGCTCGAGCCCGAGGACACCGCCGCGGCGCTACGCCGGCTGCTGCACCACTACCTCGGGACGGCGCGCCGGGCCGCCCGTCTGGTCGGGGCGTGGCCGGAGTCGCGCTACACCGCGGGGGTCGCGGAGACCGCGTCCTGGCCGCCGGCCGAGCTGGACACCCCCGAGGCGGCCGCCGCCTGGGTGCGGGGGGAGTCGCGCGGCATCCTGGCCGCCGCCCGGCGCGGGCTCGGCCTCGACGACGGCCCGGCGCTGGTCGCGGGCCTGTCGGTCGCGCTGGCCCACCCGCTCGGCGGGGCCGGCCGCATCCGCGACAGCATCGAGCTCGGCCGCCTGGTGCTGGACGGCGCGGACGGGCGTCTGGCTGCGGTCCTGGCGGCGCAGGTGCGGCACGACGTCAACGAGGGCCTCGGGGTGCTCGGCGACAGCGAGATCGTGTCGGAGCGGCTGCGCGCCTGGCAGGCGGCCCGGGAGTTGTCCGACCCGGAGGAAGAGGGGCGCGCGCTGCTGGCCGTCGCCGGAGCGATGGGGCGGCACGGCCGGGCGGCCGACGCGGTCGACTACGCACGGCAGGCGGTCGATCGGCTGACGGCCACCGGCGACCCCGATCTGCCGGCACTCGCCTGGAGCGTCCTCGGTGGTTGTCTCCGGCTGGACCGACGGTTCCAGGAGGCCGAGGCGGCGCTGGAGCGTGCGTTGTCGCTGCGGCCGGGGCGCCGCGTCCACGCGATCGCCCTCGGCCGGCTCGCCGAGGTGCTGCGCGATGCCGGCCGGCCACAGGACGCCCTCGACCTCATCGAGCAGGCCATCGTGCTGTTCCGCGCCGACGAGCAGCGCTCCGACGAGGCACTGGCCGGCTGGGTCGCCGGCGACCTGCTGCAGCGGCTGGGGCGTCCGGACGACGCCCGGGCGCGGTGGTCCGGTTCGGCCGAGGTGCTCGTCGGCATCGGGCTGCTGGATCGCGCGGAGGCGACCGAGCTGATGCGCCAGCTGAGGCCGGAGATGCCGCGGGTGCTGCGGCAGCTCCGGCCCCGCGAGGTGGGTCAGTGAGCCGTCAGGGCGTCGTCCACCAGCTGGTCGCGTAGGACGAGCTGCAGGTCTGCGTGGGGTCCTTCGCGACGCAGGCCCGCATGTAACTGCCCGCGTAGATGCCCCAGTGGGCGACCTTCATCGTCCACGCCGATTCGGAGATCTTCTCGTAGAACCGGCGGTTGGCGACCCGGTCGCCCTCGTAGTCGATCTCGAGGACGATGTACATGCTGCCGGGTCCGTCGGTCACGGCGGCCCAGGTCGAGGCCCAGCGGGTGGTGCAGCCCGGCATGGTCACGTAACCGTGCCGCAGCATGATGCGGCCGCGGCTGGTGTACACGTTGTAGCCGGTCTTCTTGTTGGTCGCCGGCTTGTGGGTGATGTACGGCATGTGGCACCAGTAGTCGCCGGCGGTCACCGCCGACCTGACCGGCGCGGCGTCCGGTACGGCCGCGGCCGTACCGATCAGCCCGCTGACGAGAAAGAGACCGGCGACGAGGCCGGCCGCCAGCCGGGGGATCGCGCCTGGCGTCCGATGCTTCATTCTGAATCTCATGGACCGGGACCGTAGAGGCGACGACTTCAGCGCCACTTCATTCGGCTGAAGCCACAGGTCAGAAGGGGTAGCCCGGGCGGGACTCGAACCCGCAAACAACGCATTTTGAGTGCGCCGGCTTTGCCAATTTGCCTACCGGGCCGCGCTCCGGCGGCGACAGGGGCCCAGCCTACCCTTATCCGTAACATGCGCCGAGTAGGCTTCCCGGGTGACCGAAACGCCTACGCCAGCCGCGCCCGCCCGACGTGTTCTCGTCGCCGAGGACGAGTCGCTCATCCGCCTCGACCTCATCGAGATGCTGGGTGAAGAAGGCTACGAGGTGGTGGGAGAGGCCGCCGACGGCGCCAGCGCCGTGCGGCTGGCCGAGGAGCACCGCCCCGACCTCGTCGTCATGGACGTGAAGATGCCGGTGCTCGACGGCATCTCGGCCGCGGCCCGCATCGTCGAGCAGCGCATCGCCCCCGTGCTCATCCTCACCGCGTTCTCCCAGCGCGATCTCGTCGAACGTGCCCGCGAGGCCGGCGCCATGGCGTATCTCGTCAAGCCGTTCAGCAAGGCCGACCTCGTGCCGGCCATCGAGATGGCGCTGTCGCGGCACGAAGAGATCACCCTGCTCGAGAACGAGGTCGCCGACCTCAACGACCGCCTCGAGACGCGCAAGCTGGTCGACCGCGCGAAGGGCGTCCTGCAGACGAGGTACGGGCTGAGCGAGCCCGACGCGTTCCGCTGGATCCAGAAGGCGGCCATGGACAAGCGCACGTCCATGCGCGAGGTGGCGAAGGTCGTCCTGTCCGAGTCCGAGGGCGAGTCGAAGAGCTGACATGTCGTTGCGTCGTAGCGCGGGGTGGGCCGCGCTGACGGCGGCTGCCGCGCTGCTCTCGTCCTGCGGCATGCTGGGAGCGCTGGGCGACGACGACGCCGGCGCGCAGACGGCGACCGTCGGCGTGCTGGTGCCGGAGACCGGCTGGCAGCAGGCCGACGGCGAGGCGGTGCTGGCGGCGGTCCGCGCTGCCGTCGAGGAGACCGCGGGCGATATCGGCGGCTGGACGGTCGAGGTCGTCGCCGTCGACGAGGGCGAGAAGGGCGAGGCCGCGGCCGACGCCGTCACCGAACTGGTGGACGGTGACGCGGTCGCGGTGGTCGGCGGACTGAACACGGCGGCGGTGCGGGCTGCGCAGCCGATCCTCGACGGCGACGACGTGCTGTTCGTGTCGCCCGCGGACGTCGTGCCGGCGCACACCCTGGGCGCCGATCCGAGTGCGCCGCTGCGCCCGTACCGCTCCTACTTCCGGACCGCCGTGGGCGCGGAGGCGCCGGCCGCGGCGCTGGCCCGGTACGCCGTCAGCGGGCTGGGCGCGCAGAACGTCGCCGTCGTCGACGGGGGAGACGCGGCCGAGGCGCAGGCGTTCGCCGCGGCCGTCGACGAGCTCGGCGGCAAGGTCGTGGCCAGCGGCGCGGACGTCGCCGCCGTCGTCGCCAAGGCGAAGGCCGACGGCGCGACCGCGGTGTTCGTGGCCGGCGACCGCGAGGTCGCGGTGCAGACGGACCGTCAGGTCCGCGCGTCCGGGCTGGAGGCGACGCTGCTCGGCGCCACGGCGTTCGGCGGCGACTTCGCCGACGACGCGGCCGACGGCGCCGTCCGGGCCCAGCCGGCGGAGCTGGACGCGACGGCCGGGGTGCGGTCGGGCCGGCTGGCCGAGGATCTCGGCGTGCCGCTGGGGGAGTTCGGCGCGGCCGCCTACGACGCCGGGACGGCGGTCGGCACGGTCCTCGCGCGCTGCCTGCCGCCCGCCAGCTCGGCGTCGTCGGCCCGCCGCGGCTGCCTCGGCGAGATGCGCCAGCTGGACTTCGCAGGGGCCACCGGAGAGGTCTCGTTCGACGAGTACGGCGACCGCTCCGGAGGCGGCGTGCGGTTCAGCGTCCTGCGGGAAGAAGCCTGGGAAGTCGTGGGTGTTGACGGATGATGTCCAAGGTCACAGTGTTCTAACAAGATGATCCTGGTTGGCCACCACTACTACGCATGCGCCTCCGCACGGCATAGGTTTCGGAAATCATCGCAGACCCAACCGGCGGCTGGTGACGGCGGCCGGCTCGGCGAAGGAGACATCTCATGACCCGCACATCGCGACTGTGGCGGTCTCTTGCCGTCGCCGGAGCGGCCTCGCTCGTGCTGGCTGCTTGTGGTGGCGACGACGACGGCGGTTCGGACGACGAGTCGCCCGGCGCCGGCGGCGACGGCGGCACCGCGACCAGCGACGAGCCCCTGACGCTCGGCACGCTGCTCCCCGAGACCGGCAACCTCGCCTTCCTCGGCCCGCCCGAGTTCGCCGGCGTCGACCTCGCGATCAAGGAGATCAACGAGGCCGGCGGCGTGCTCGGCCACGACGTCGAGGTCACGCACACCGACTCCAGCGACGCCAGCAACTCGGCCGTCACCCAGCAGTCCACGGAGACACTGCTCTCGGCGGGGGTCGCGGCCATCATCGGCGCCGCGTCGTCGGGTGTGTCGTTCACGGTGCTCGACCGCATCGTGCAGGACGAGACCATCATGTTCTCGCCGGCCAACACCTCGCCCGACTTCACCACGTATGAGGACGACGGCCTGTACTTCCGCACCGCGCCGTCCGACGTGCTGCAGGGCCAGGTGCTCGGCGACACCATCCTCAACGACGGCCACGCCAACGTCGCGATCATGAACCTCGACGACGCGTACGGCAACGGCCTCGCGCAGTACCTCACCGAGACCCTCGAGAGCGGTGGCGGCACGGTCGTCGACCAGATCGTCTACGACCCGCAGGCGTCGAACTACACGTCCGAGGTCACGCAGCTCGCGGCGGCGGCGCCCGACGCCATCGCGCTGATCGGCTTCGAGGAGACCGTCACGATCATCCCCGAGCTGGTCACGCAGGGCGTCGGCCCGCAGGAGATCCCGCTGTACTTCGTCGACGGCAACATCTCGAACTGGGGCGACCAGCTGCCGGCGGGGCTGCTCGAAGGCAACAAGGGCACCCAGCCGGGCGCGGAGATCGGTGACGAGTTCCGGAACCGGCTGCTCGAGGTCGACCCCGAGCTGGTCGATTTCAACTACGGCCCCGAGTCGTACGACGCGGCCATGTTGCTGGCGCTGGCCTCGGTCCAGGCCGGTTCGGTCGAGAGCCGCGACATCGCCGACAACCTCGTCGAGGTCTCGCGCGGTGGCACCAAGTGCACCGCATTCCAGGAGTGCGCCGACCTGCTCGCCGACGGCGAGGACATCGACTACGACGGTGTCTCCGGCCCGATCGAGTTCACCGACGCCGGCGATCCCGAGACGGCGACCATCGGCGTGTACCAGTACGACGCCACGAACAACACGGCGCCCATCGACTTCGTCGAGCGGACGATGTCGCAGTGACCTGACGTCAGCACCGCGAAGGCCCCGCCGGGCGTGCCCGGCGGGGCCTTTTCGCGTGCCCACGCCGGACCGTGATACGACCGTTGACATTTTATACAGTGCTCTTGTACCTTCCGGTTCAAGGCGCCGAAATCAGCTCCAGCCGACCAATTCGACATCCGTCATGCCTCGACGCGACCACTCTGGTCGCGTCCTGGCAAGCGGTCCCGGCGACGGCGCCACGCCGCTCATCCCCGCAGCTCAGCCGCCTGCCCGGCCCTTCGCGGGCCGCAGTGAGGAGCGATTGCGATGTGCGACACCGACCACAACGAACCCGTCAGCAGCCCGCAATTCAGCAGACGCCACGCGATCGGCATGGGCGCCGCCGCGGCGGCCGCCGCGACCGTCGTCCCAGGGCTCACCGGGCGGCAGGCCGCGTACGCCGCCGCGGAGGTCAGCCCGGACAACTACGAGGCGCCCACCGGCCTCGCGCTGGACAGCAACGCCAAGGACACCGCGCTCGGCGTCATCGACCGGACCGCCGACGCGATCACCGGCCTCAACGACACCATCTGGGAGTATGCCGAGCCGTCGCTGGCCGAATGGAACTCGGCGCTCGCGGAGGCGGACTTCCTGCGCCGGGCCGGTTTCCGCATCCAGTGGGCGGTCGGCGGCCTGCCGTCGACGTTCGTCGCGACGTTCAGCAACGGCACCGGCAGCCCCGTCATCGGGTTCAGCGGCGAGTACGACGCGCTGCCCGGCGTCTCGCAGAAGAAGGGGTCCACCGAGCACGACCCGCTGGTGTACCACGACGACCCCTACTCGCCGAACTACGGGTACGGGCACGGCTGCGGCCACTCGGCGCTGGGCGCGGCGGCGGCCGGAGCGGCCGTGGCGGTGGCGAACGCCCTGCGCAGGCACCGGCTCGACGGCACCGTCAAGTTCTTCGGGTCGACGGCCGAGGAGCAGTTGGTCGGCAAGTCCTACGACGTCATGAAGGGCGTCTACGACGGCTGCGACGTGTTCGTCGACTGGCATCCCGGCCGCAACACCAGCACCGGGTTCGGCTCGAACAACGCGCTCAAGGCCATCGCGTTCAACTTCAGCGGCACGCACGGCCATGGCGGCAGCCCGCTGGGCAACAAGAACGCGCAGAACGCCGTCCGGGCCCTGACAATGCTCACCGACATGATCCGCGAGCACCACGTGGCGCCGTCGGGCCGCATCCACCACGCGATCCGGCACTCCGCCGAGGCGCCCAACGTGCACGCCGCGCTGGCCGGCGCCTGGTACTTCGTCCGCGAGGCGACGCCCGAGCGGGTGGCGATCCTGGCGCAGAAGGTCAGCGACTGTGCCCAGGCGGCGGGCCTGGCCATGCAGATGGACGTGCACGAGCGCGTCGTCGCGAACATCTGGAACAAGCTCCCGAACAAGCGCGGCGCCGAGCTCGTCCACGACAACATGGTGCAGATCGGCGCGCCGGAGTTCACCGAGGAGGACCAGGCGTACGGGAAGGGGCTGCAGGCCGCGGCCGGCATCGCCCAGAACGGCTACAGCACCGGCGTCGCCGACCTGCGCCCGCCCGAGTCGACGTTCCTCGGCGGCGGCTCCACCGACGTCTCCGACATCAGCTGGATCATCCCGACGCTGAGCCTCGGCACCCCGGTCAGCCCGTCCGGGACGGCCAACCACAGCTGGCTGACCACCGGGTCGACGGTGTCGCACGCGGGCCACACGGCCCTCATCGCCGCCGCCCGCTACCTGGCCGCCATCGCCGTCGACCTGTTCACGCAGCCGGCGCTGGTGGCCGAGATCAAGGCCGAGCACGCCGCCCGCACCGCGAACGTCGAGTGGGCCAGCCTCCTCCCGGCCGACTTCCAGCCGCCGGCCATCGCGCCGCCGGACTGGTTCCTCAAGCGGACCGGGCAGAAGTGGCCCAACGGGCAGGTCGCCTGGCCGCCCGAGCGGATCGTCGGGCACACCAAGTGGGACAGCCTCGGCCCGCCCGTACCGCCGGGCAACGTCCAGCCCTACGAATGAGACGTGGGCGGGGGTTCGCGCACCGGCGAGCCCCCGCCCGCCACGTCGCCCGCGTTCACGCCTGGTTCACGGCGCCCGCCCGTAGGGTGGGTGCCCTCCCGGCCGGGAGGGGGCCGTACCCCGCGCTGACGACAGGGGCAGGGCGGGCGCCGCACCTCGAGCTGACGACGACAGCGGCCGGGCGGGCGCCGCACCCGGCGCTTGGCGTGCGAAGCGACGTCGGTGGCCCGCGTTCACGCCTGGTTCACGCGGCCCGCCCGTAGGGTGGGTGCCCTCCCGGCCGGGAGGGGGCCGTACCCCGCGCTGACGACAGCCGCCGGGCGGGCACCGCACTCGGCGCTGACGACGGCTGCCGGCGCGCCGGGTTCGAGCTGGCGCCAGACGTGCCGAGGCCGCCGGCCCGACAAGGCGGGACCGGCGGCCGAAACGACCGTCAGGCGCGGGCCAGCGACCCGAGGTAGAGCTCGATCACCTTGGGGTCGTTGATCAGCTCGCGCCCGGTGCCGGTGTAGGCGTTGCGGCCCTGGTCGAGCACGTAGCCGCGGTGGCAGATCTGCAGGCAGCGCCGGGCGTTCTGCTCGACGATGACGACGGAGACGCCGGCCTTGTTGATCTCGCGGGTGCGGATGAACACCTCGTCCTGGAGGACGGGGGAGAGGCCGGCGGAGGGCTCGTCGAGCAGGATGACGCTGGGGTCGGCCATGAGGGCGCGGCCCATCGCCACCATCTGCCGCTCGCCGCCGGACAGCGAGCCGGCCCGCTGCTTGCGGCGGTCGCCGAGGGCGGGGAAGAGGTCGGTGACGAACGCGAACCGGTCGGCGAACGTCTTCGGCGCCTGGTAGACGCCCATCTCGAGATTCTCCTCGACGGTGAGGCCGGGGAAGACGTTGTTCGTCTGCGGGACGAAGCTGACGCCGCGCGACACCAGCTGGTTGGCCTGCAGGTTGGTGATGTCCTCGCCCTTGAGCTGCACCTCGCCCGAACGCACCCGCACCAGCCCGAACAGCGCCTTGAGC
Protein-coding sequences here:
- a CDS encoding ANTAR domain-containing response regulator, giving the protein MTETPTPAAPARRVLVAEDESLIRLDLIEMLGEEGYEVVGEAADGASAVRLAEEHRPDLVVMDVKMPVLDGISAAARIVEQRIAPVLILTAFSQRDLVERAREAGAMAYLVKPFSKADLVPAIEMALSRHEEITLLENEVADLNDRLETRKLVDRAKGVLQTRYGLSEPDAFRWIQKAAMDKRTSMREVAKVVLSESEGESKS
- a CDS encoding ABC transporter substrate-binding protein, with amino-acid sequence MSLRRSAGWAALTAAAALLSSCGMLGALGDDDAGAQTATVGVLVPETGWQQADGEAVLAAVRAAVEETAGDIGGWTVEVVAVDEGEKGEAAADAVTELVDGDAVAVVGGLNTAAVRAAQPILDGDDVLFVSPADVVPAHTLGADPSAPLRPYRSYFRTAVGAEAPAAALARYAVSGLGAQNVAVVDGGDAAEAQAFAAAVDELGGKVVASGADVAAVVAKAKADGATAVFVAGDREVAVQTDRQVRASGLEATLLGATAFGGDFADDAADGAVRAQPAELDATAGVRSGRLAEDLGVPLGEFGAAAYDAGTAVGTVLARCLPPASSASSARRGCLGEMRQLDFAGATGEVSFDEYGDRSGGGVRFSVLREEAWEVVGVDG
- a CDS encoding ABC transporter substrate-binding protein translates to MTRTSRLWRSLAVAGAASLVLAACGGDDDGGSDDESPGAGGDGGTATSDEPLTLGTLLPETGNLAFLGPPEFAGVDLAIKEINEAGGVLGHDVEVTHTDSSDASNSAVTQQSTETLLSAGVAAIIGAASSGVSFTVLDRIVQDETIMFSPANTSPDFTTYEDDGLYFRTAPSDVLQGQVLGDTILNDGHANVAIMNLDDAYGNGLAQYLTETLESGGGTVVDQIVYDPQASNYTSEVTQLAAAAPDAIALIGFEETVTIIPELVTQGVGPQEIPLYFVDGNISNWGDQLPAGLLEGNKGTQPGAEIGDEFRNRLLEVDPELVDFNYGPESYDAAMLLALASVQAGSVESRDIADNLVEVSRGGTKCTAFQECADLLADGEDIDYDGVSGPIEFTDAGDPETATIGVYQYDATNNTAPIDFVERTMSQ
- a CDS encoding amidohydrolase; this translates as MCDTDHNEPVSSPQFSRRHAIGMGAAAAAAATVVPGLTGRQAAYAAAEVSPDNYEAPTGLALDSNAKDTALGVIDRTADAITGLNDTIWEYAEPSLAEWNSALAEADFLRRAGFRIQWAVGGLPSTFVATFSNGTGSPVIGFSGEYDALPGVSQKKGSTEHDPLVYHDDPYSPNYGYGHGCGHSALGAAAAGAAVAVANALRRHRLDGTVKFFGSTAEEQLVGKSYDVMKGVYDGCDVFVDWHPGRNTSTGFGSNNALKAIAFNFSGTHGHGGSPLGNKNAQNAVRALTMLTDMIREHHVAPSGRIHHAIRHSAEAPNVHAALAGAWYFVREATPERVAILAQKVSDCAQAAGLAMQMDVHERVVANIWNKLPNKRGAELVHDNMVQIGAPEFTEEDQAYGKGLQAAAGIAQNGYSTGVADLRPPESTFLGGGSTDVSDISWIIPTLSLGTPVSPSGTANHSWLTTGSTVSHAGHTALIAAARYLAAIAVDLFTQPALVAEIKAEHAARTANVEWASLLPADFQPPAIAPPDWFLKRTGQKWPNGQVAWPPERIVGHTKWDSLGPPVPPGNVQPYE
- a CDS encoding ABC transporter ATP-binding protein, whose protein sequence is MSQRESSTVADRSARLAGAEGAVLRADEVVAGYVEGVNILTGCDLYCQQGEIVGIIGPNGAGKSTLLKALFGLVRVRSGEVQLKGEDITNLQANQLVSRGVSFVPQTNNVFPGLTVEENLEMGVYQAPKTFADRFAFVTDLFPALGDRRKQRAGSLSGGERQMVAMGRALMADPSVILLDEPSAGLSPVLQDEVFIRTREINKAGVSVVIVEQNARRCLQICHRGYVLDQGRNAYTGTGRELINDPKVIELYLGSLARA